From the Alkalibacter rhizosphaerae genome, one window contains:
- a CDS encoding DUF1836 domain-containing protein → MKSAPYVPPSLMELPEIPLYMDQLMEWMEKKMIFLQEGVEKPILTKTMVNNYVKSGIVEKPLKKKYARDQIMELLMVCHWKNVLTMEEMAMLVKEGRKGSSVEDLYSLYRSLCLAFEQGQGVPASQKDQSWARTVYNVIVSEWNRRKAKEMLRAFSKEETP, encoded by the coding sequence ATGAAATCCGCCCCATACGTACCCCCCAGTTTGATGGAATTGCCGGAGATCCCATTGTATATGGATCAATTGATGGAATGGATGGAAAAAAAGATGATCTTCCTTCAAGAGGGTGTAGAAAAACCCATCTTGACCAAGACCATGGTGAACAATTACGTCAAATCCGGCATTGTGGAAAAACCGCTGAAAAAGAAATATGCCAGAGACCAGATCATGGAATTGCTCATGGTTTGCCACTGGAAAAACGTGTTGACCATGGAAGAGATGGCCATGCTGGTGAAAGAAGGCCGCAAAGGCAGTTCGGTGGAGGACCTTTACAGCCTGTACCGCTCCCTGTGTCTGGCTTTTGAACAGGGTCAGGGTGTTCCGGCATCCCAGAAGGACCAGTCCTGGGCCAGAACCGTGTACAACGTGATCGTCAGCGAATGGAATCGCCGGAAGGCAAAAGAAATGCTCAGGGCATTCTCCAAAGAGGAGACGCCCTAA
- a CDS encoding Crp/Fnr family transcriptional regulator: protein MYDTYYPALSHSALFQNIEPENIQTVLQCFQPRRESYRKNAAIVCTGDACQCIGLLVKGSLVMVKDTIQGDRLVLGEFHAGDFFGELFVFSDLESWPYSLVAKTDATVVFFSPDRMKSLCVNNCAHHQELIRNMLSILSRHYMETEKRVSYLSMKKSRHKLIHYLLDQWDGTLDDNNDPVVECRLNRNDLAAYLGLVRPSLSRELCALRDEELIAFDKKNITLLNLPELKKQAGA from the coding sequence TTGTACGACACATACTACCCTGCCTTGTCCCATTCAGCTTTGTTCCAAAACATCGAACCCGAAAACATCCAGACTGTTCTCCAGTGTTTTCAACCCAGGCGGGAAAGCTACCGAAAAAATGCCGCCATTGTCTGCACGGGGGACGCTTGCCAGTGCATCGGACTCCTGGTCAAGGGATCTCTGGTCATGGTCAAGGACACCATCCAAGGAGATCGATTGGTCCTGGGCGAATTTCATGCCGGTGATTTTTTCGGAGAATTGTTCGTTTTTTCCGACCTGGAATCCTGGCCTTATTCCCTTGTGGCAAAAACCGATGCCACCGTCGTCTTTTTTTCTCCGGATCGGATGAAAAGCCTTTGCGTCAACAACTGCGCCCATCATCAGGAACTGATCCGCAACATGCTCTCCATTTTGAGCAGACACTACATGGAAACAGAAAAACGGGTAAGCTACCTTTCCATGAAAAAAAGCCGCCACAAGTTGATCCACTATCTGCTGGACCAATGGGACGGCACCCTGGACGACAATAACGATCCAGTGGTGGAATGCAGGCTGAACCGAAACGATCTGGCCGCCTATCTGGGTCTGGTTCGTCCTTCCCTGTCCCGGGAGCTTTGCGCCCTTCGAGACGAGGAGCTTATTGCATTCGACAAAAAAAACATTACCTTGTTGAACCTTCCAGAACTGAAAAAACAAGCCGGTGCTTAG
- a CDS encoding DUF3048 domain-containing protein, with translation MKKWMIGLLVLAMLVLPACAKEDPPPEDNTPDPPAVEEPDPIVEARYDDLPEGISPLTGLTYEGTHWPAMVQIENTPAARPQSGISAAELIYEIEVESQITRLLSFFHQTFPEKVGPVRSARRQQITLWSEWNYLFAYYGGSTPSGQNIYDIRDKELGIKAPDLDGMGTKGDFFRTSDRKAPHNAYLNLSSHTEDAVAPDRPRTIYFKEDAQLTGEGASTISLSYTSNNKISYDYDEATGTYKRFINGAAMIDKENGEQVTVTNIIVQRARHFKVTGTVYTNIDLFGSGEAIYFSQGKMQVGTWERKDKNDLTVYYDANGEEIPLPPGKTFVQIVREDTAITTE, from the coding sequence ATGAAAAAATGGATGATCGGTTTACTGGTTTTGGCCATGCTGGTATTGCCGGCTTGCGCAAAAGAAGATCCGCCCCCGGAAGACAACACGCCGGATCCTCCTGCGGTAGAGGAACCGGATCCCATCGTGGAGGCCAGGTACGACGACTTGCCGGAAGGGATATCGCCATTGACGGGACTGACCTATGAAGGGACCCATTGGCCTGCCATGGTCCAAATCGAGAACACGCCGGCTGCCAGGCCCCAAAGCGGCATATCAGCGGCAGAGCTGATTTATGAAATAGAAGTGGAATCCCAGATCACCCGGCTCTTGTCCTTTTTCCACCAGACTTTTCCGGAAAAGGTAGGACCGGTTCGAAGCGCCAGACGACAGCAGATCACGTTGTGGAGCGAATGGAACTACCTGTTCGCCTATTACGGTGGCTCCACTCCTTCCGGACAGAATATCTATGATATTCGAGACAAGGAACTGGGGATCAAGGCACCCGACCTGGACGGCATGGGAACGAAAGGTGATTTTTTCCGAACCAGCGACCGAAAGGCGCCCCACAACGCCTATTTGAACTTATCCAGCCACACAGAGGACGCCGTAGCACCGGATCGGCCCAGGACCATCTATTTTAAAGAAGACGCCCAGTTGACCGGAGAAGGGGCCAGTACCATATCCTTGTCTTATACCAGCAACAACAAGATCTCCTACGATTATGACGAGGCCACCGGGACCTACAAGCGATTCATCAATGGCGCGGCCATGATCGACAAGGAGAACGGGGAACAGGTGACGGTGACCAACATCATCGTGCAGCGGGCAAGGCACTTTAAAGTGACCGGCACCGTATACACCAACATCGACTTGTTCGGATCCGGAGAAGCCATCTATTTTTCCCAGGGGAAAATGCAGGTGGGGACTTGGGAGCGAAAAGACAAGAACGATTTGACCGTTTATTATGATGCCAACGGGGAAGAGATCCCCCTGCCGCCGGGGAAAACCTTTGTACAGATCGTACGGGAGGACACCGCCATTACAACGGAATGA
- a CDS encoding aminopeptidase P family protein, producing MDKNFYYLTGLARPDLIYAAWKGKEKWEEFLFIPKVDPVQEKWVGKFLREEEAKETSGVDAILHVDAFENKLHQRIQQTADPVHSCYLDLAQNAPTDHRTPALAWASTFQDRYPQLKLENVAPQMAAQRFIKADHEIDQLKKAIAITDETFQLLLQKAPQCSHEHELEAYLDFSFRLHGAKHAFDTIAASGKNATVLHYVDNNAPLEKDGLILFDFGARWNNYCADISRTFPASGTFTPRQREVYSVVLDTLKKTVEEMKAGASMKEINAFSKDLLAKGCIQLGLITDESDVDKYYYHSIGHPLGLDTHDVGDRDMVLTPGMVYTCEPGLYIEEEGIGVRIEDDILITEEGPVNLSAQIIKEADDIEAFMKGN from the coding sequence GTGGACAAGAACTTTTACTACCTCACCGGCCTGGCCCGACCCGATCTGATCTATGCCGCATGGAAAGGGAAAGAGAAGTGGGAGGAATTCCTCTTCATCCCCAAAGTGGACCCTGTCCAGGAGAAATGGGTGGGAAAATTTTTACGGGAAGAGGAAGCCAAAGAGACCTCCGGCGTGGATGCCATATTGCATGTGGACGCTTTTGAGAACAAGCTCCACCAGCGGATCCAACAAACAGCCGATCCTGTTCACTCCTGCTATCTGGACCTGGCACAAAACGCCCCCACCGATCACAGGACACCGGCACTGGCTTGGGCATCCACTTTCCAGGATCGATATCCCCAGCTGAAACTGGAAAATGTCGCTCCCCAGATGGCCGCCCAGCGGTTCATCAAGGCGGATCATGAGATCGACCAGCTGAAAAAAGCCATCGCCATCACCGACGAGACTTTTCAGCTGCTGCTTCAAAAGGCTCCCCAGTGCAGCCACGAACACGAACTGGAAGCCTACCTTGATTTTTCCTTCCGCCTCCACGGGGCAAAGCACGCTTTTGACACCATCGCGGCCTCCGGTAAAAACGCCACGGTCCTTCATTATGTGGACAACAACGCCCCCTTGGAAAAAGACGGCCTGATCCTTTTCGATTTTGGCGCCCGCTGGAACAACTACTGTGCCGACATCAGCCGGACGTTTCCAGCAAGCGGCACTTTCACCCCAAGACAACGGGAGGTCTACAGCGTCGTGCTGGACACCCTGAAGAAAACCGTGGAAGAAATGAAGGCGGGAGCGTCCATGAAAGAGATCAATGCCTTTTCCAAGGACCTGTTGGCCAAGGGCTGCATCCAGCTGGGACTGATCACGGACGAATCGGATGTGGACAAATACTACTACCACAGCATCGGTCATCCCTTGGGTCTGGACACCCATGACGTGGGGGACCGGGACATGGTCCTTACACCGGGGATGGTCTATACCTGCGAACCGGGCCTCTACATCGAGGAAGAGGGCATCGGCGTCCGCATCGAAGACGACATCCTCATCACGGAAGAAGGTCCCGTCAATTTATCCGCCCAGATCATCAAGGAGGCAGACGACATCGAAGCCTTCATGAAGGGCAATTAA
- a CDS encoding DNA polymerase IV — translation MDRLVFLVDMNAFYISCETVRQPHLKDGPSAVAGDPRKRTGIILAANYNARGYGVRTAMSVYQALKLCPDLKLVAPDHDYYSQKSREVMDLLDRFSPTVEQNSIDEAWLDITGSHKLFGPPMEAATTIQDAIHQELGLDCSIGISSNKFLAKMAAEMKKPRGITALFPADLEEKLWPLPLGKVWGIGSKTAKKLNDMGLFTIGELARSDPSLLQDRLGKHGWDLHQHVNGLDEAPVTAHDRDDVKSIGKSVTLSEDLTNLEMAKQILFSLSDQVGRRARRKGKEGTTVQITIKYTDFQTITRQQRVDPTNSSRDVFQTACRLLEAHWKGRRPLRLLGVTLADFHREPDVEQLSMFPSVQEEAKDHEKHRDLEKAMDKIRDKYGSTAITHAILLAKNKDKK, via the coding sequence GTGGATCGACTTGTTTTTTTAGTGGACATGAATGCTTTTTACATCAGTTGCGAGACCGTCCGACAGCCTCATTTAAAAGACGGTCCTTCTGCCGTGGCGGGAGATCCCAGGAAGCGAACCGGCATCATCCTGGCGGCCAATTACAATGCCCGGGGCTACGGCGTGCGCACCGCCATGTCCGTGTACCAGGCCCTGAAGCTTTGTCCTGATCTGAAACTGGTGGCCCCGGACCATGACTACTACAGCCAAAAATCCAGGGAGGTCATGGATCTTCTGGACCGGTTTTCCCCCACGGTGGAACAAAACAGCATCGATGAAGCCTGGCTGGACATAACCGGTTCCCACAAGCTTTTCGGCCCTCCCATGGAAGCGGCAACGACCATCCAGGATGCCATCCACCAGGAACTGGGGCTGGATTGTTCCATTGGGATCTCCAGCAATAAATTCCTGGCCAAGATGGCCGCCGAAATGAAAAAACCCAGGGGCATCACCGCCCTGTTTCCGGCAGACCTGGAGGAGAAACTCTGGCCCCTTCCCCTGGGAAAGGTGTGGGGCATCGGCTCCAAGACGGCAAAAAAATTGAACGACATGGGACTCTTCACCATCGGGGAACTGGCACGAAGCGATCCGTCCCTCCTCCAGGACAGACTTGGCAAACACGGATGGGATCTCCATCAGCACGTCAACGGTCTGGATGAAGCTCCGGTGACGGCCCACGACCGGGACGATGTGAAATCCATCGGAAAATCCGTGACCCTCTCGGAAGATCTGACCAACCTGGAGATGGCCAAGCAGATCCTCTTCTCCCTCAGCGACCAGGTGGGCAGAAGGGCCCGACGAAAGGGCAAGGAAGGGACCACGGTCCAGATCACCATCAAATACACCGACTTTCAGACCATCACCCGTCAGCAAAGGGTGGATCCAACCAACTCTTCCAGAGATGTCTTTCAAACGGCCTGCCGACTTCTGGAAGCCCACTGGAAGGGGAGACGGCCACTGCGGCTACTGGGCGTCACCCTTGCCGATTTTCACCGGGAACCGGACGTGGAGCAGCTCTCCATGTTCCCATCGGTACAGGAAGAGGCAAAGGATCACGAAAAACACCGGGACCTGGAGAAAGCCATGGACAAGATCCGGGACAAGTACGGTTCCACAGCCATCACCCACGCCATTTTGCTGGCCAAAAACAAGGATAAAAAATAA
- a CDS encoding nicotinate phosphoribosyltransferase: protein MKCYRHKQLATDYYQISMSNVYINEGKDKDIAVFDMFVRNNPFNGGYIVCAGLEQVVQYLMDLKFEEEDIEMLRENHPELTEVFLDYLRDFRFTGELCAIPEGTILFPHEPILRVKAPLLQAQIVETALLSIINHQTLIATKAARIVQAAEGDPVLEFGLRRAHGSEAGLYGARAAVIGGCLGTSNVESETLLSIPSKGTMSHSYILSFDTEYESFMTYTKYNPNNLILLVDTYNTLKSGVPNAIKVFQQLKEEDRLPKMYGIRLDSGDLAYLSKEAKAMLDAHGFEDAVISASSDLDEYLIRDLKLQGSTINLWGVGTKLITAYDQPALGAVYKLAQVESDGKIYNKLKISNDPGKITNPGYKKVVRLYDNETGKALADLIMLVDETVDETKPLTIFHPIHTWKKRELTDFHAKQLMVPVLVDGELVYDLPTVTEIREHLKEELESMWPATTRFTNPHEYHVDLSDKLWNLKNDILNKR from the coding sequence ATGAAATGTTACCGGCATAAGCAGTTGGCCACGGATTACTACCAAATCAGCATGAGCAACGTATATATCAACGAGGGGAAGGACAAGGATATCGCCGTTTTTGACATGTTTGTCCGAAACAACCCGTTCAACGGAGGTTATATCGTTTGCGCCGGTTTGGAGCAGGTGGTCCAGTATCTCATGGACCTGAAATTTGAAGAAGAGGATATCGAGATGCTTCGGGAGAACCATCCCGAGCTGACGGAAGTCTTTCTCGATTATCTGCGGGATTTTCGTTTCACGGGAGAGCTGTGCGCCATCCCGGAGGGAACCATTCTCTTTCCCCATGAACCCATCCTTCGGGTCAAGGCGCCCCTGCTTCAGGCCCAGATCGTAGAAACGGCCCTTTTGAGCATCATCAACCATCAGACACTGATCGCAACGAAAGCGGCCAGGATCGTCCAGGCGGCGGAAGGGGACCCGGTGCTGGAGTTCGGACTGCGACGCGCCCATGGATCGGAAGCCGGTTTGTATGGAGCCAGAGCTGCAGTGATCGGGGGCTGCCTTGGCACCAGCAACGTGGAATCGGAAACCTTGCTGTCCATTCCTTCCAAAGGGACCATGTCCCACAGCTACATCCTGAGTTTCGATACGGAATACGAGTCTTTCATGACCTATACCAAATACAATCCCAACAACCTGATCTTGCTGGTGGACACCTATAATACGCTTAAATCCGGTGTTCCCAATGCCATCAAGGTGTTCCAGCAATTGAAGGAGGAAGACCGCCTGCCCAAAATGTACGGTATTCGACTGGACTCCGGCGACCTGGCTTACCTGAGCAAGGAAGCCAAAGCCATGCTGGACGCCCACGGATTCGAAGATGCGGTAATCTCAGCATCTTCCGACCTGGACGAATATCTGATCCGGGATCTGAAACTCCAGGGATCCACCATCAACTTATGGGGCGTGGGGACCAAGCTGATCACGGCATACGATCAACCGGCCTTGGGAGCGGTCTACAAGCTGGCCCAGGTGGAAAGCGACGGGAAAATATACAACAAGCTGAAAATTTCCAACGATCCGGGAAAGATCACCAACCCTGGATATAAAAAGGTGGTACGACTGTACGACAACGAGACCGGCAAAGCTCTGGCGGATTTGATCATGCTGGTGGACGAGACTGTGGATGAAACGAAACCACTGACTATTTTCCATCCTATCCACACCTGGAAGAAGCGGGAGTTGACGGACTTTCATGCCAAGCAGTTGATGGTCCCAGTCCTGGTGGATGGGGAACTGGTCTATGATCTGCCTACGGTAACAGAGATCCGAGAACATCTGAAGGAGGAGCTGGAGAGCATGTGGCCGGCGACGACCCGGTTTACCAATCCCCATGAGTATCACGTGGACTTGTCGGACAAACTGTGGAACTTGAAAAACGACATATTGAACAAACGATGA
- a CDS encoding phospho-sugar mutase — MYSEERSQMWLDSSYVKEEDKEEIRAILGQPAELEDRFYKDLEFGTAGLRGIMGMGTNRMNTYVVDMTTQALANYIAKKGEKAKGMGVVIAYDSRNQSEKFARSAAAVLAGNQIKTYLFDSLRSVPQLSFAIRHLNCISGIVITASHNPPAYNGYKVYWKEGYQITPEAAVEISEEISDIHDFSMIRTADLESAKEQGILQIISEDVDAAYMKEIMKGITRRDLIQEQGSQLKIVYTALHGSGNVPVLRGLKEAGFDQVYSVKKQEAPDGNFPTVREPNPEKKEVFALAMELGKEVDADILLGTDPDADRLGVAYKNETGDYRLLSGNEIGILLSYYLLKTAKEQERLSEKGVIIKSIVSTELVENIAKDFGVKVINVLTGFKYIGELVEEYSRTKVRDFIFGFEESYGYLPGTHCRDKDAIMTSLVLCEMALHCKSQNKTLGDVLEDIYETYGYCLDDIMAMEMAGKEGAATIGRIVDYFRKNMPMKWGERRVNIVEDYLSGKRNLVGVSTEDIGLPKSNVIKAYLEDGSWFCVRPSGTEPKIKIYFSIRGNSVEEAAATLQDLKSQINQKISDIRQEQG; from the coding sequence ATGTACAGTGAAGAAAGATCGCAAATGTGGTTGGACAGTTCGTATGTGAAGGAAGAAGACAAGGAAGAGATCCGGGCGATCCTGGGTCAACCGGCAGAATTGGAGGATCGTTTCTATAAGGATTTGGAGTTTGGAACAGCCGGTTTGCGGGGGATCATGGGAATGGGAACCAACCGGATGAATACCTACGTGGTGGACATGACTACCCAGGCTCTGGCCAATTATATTGCAAAAAAAGGCGAAAAAGCCAAGGGAATGGGCGTGGTGATCGCCTACGATTCCAGAAACCAATCGGAAAAGTTTGCACGAAGCGCCGCTGCCGTATTGGCGGGGAATCAAATCAAGACCTACTTGTTCGACTCCTTGCGCAGTGTACCCCAGTTGTCTTTTGCCATTCGACACTTGAATTGCATCAGCGGGATCGTGATAACGGCAAGTCATAATCCGCCGGCCTACAACGGATATAAGGTATATTGGAAAGAAGGATATCAGATCACACCGGAAGCGGCGGTGGAGATCAGTGAAGAGATCAGCGACATCCACGACTTCAGCATGATCCGGACAGCGGATCTGGAGTCGGCAAAGGAGCAGGGGATCCTTCAGATCATATCGGAAGATGTGGACGCAGCCTACATGAAGGAGATCATGAAAGGGATCACCCGCCGCGACTTGATCCAGGAACAGGGGTCCCAATTGAAGATCGTCTATACGGCCCTTCACGGATCCGGGAATGTTCCCGTTCTAAGAGGGTTGAAGGAAGCCGGGTTCGACCAAGTTTACAGCGTGAAAAAGCAGGAGGCACCAGATGGGAACTTCCCAACGGTCCGGGAACCGAATCCGGAAAAGAAGGAAGTCTTCGCCCTGGCCATGGAACTTGGCAAGGAAGTGGACGCAGACATCCTGCTGGGGACGGATCCCGACGCCGACCGGCTTGGGGTGGCCTATAAAAATGAAACGGGAGATTATCGTTTGCTTAGTGGAAACGAGATCGGCATCCTGTTGTCCTATTACCTGTTGAAAACGGCTAAAGAGCAAGAGAGGTTGAGCGAGAAAGGAGTCATCATCAAGAGCATCGTCTCCACGGAACTGGTGGAAAACATCGCCAAGGATTTTGGCGTCAAGGTCATCAACGTGCTGACGGGATTCAAGTACATCGGAGAATTGGTGGAAGAGTATTCCAGGACCAAGGTTCGAGATTTCATCTTCGGTTTTGAAGAAAGCTACGGGTATCTTCCAGGCACCCATTGCCGGGACAAGGATGCCATCATGACGTCCCTGGTCCTTTGCGAGATGGCCCTCCATTGCAAGAGCCAAAACAAGACACTGGGTGATGTCCTGGAAGACATTTACGAAACCTACGGATATTGCCTGGATGACATCATGGCCATGGAAATGGCAGGAAAAGAAGGTGCGGCAACCATTGGCCGGATCGTGGACTACTTCAGGAAAAACATGCCCATGAAATGGGGAGAGCGACGGGTCAACATCGTAGAAGACTATCTTTCCGGCAAGCGAAACTTGGTAGGCGTCAGTACGGAGGATATCGGGTTGCCCAAATCCAACGTGATCAAAGCCTATTTGGAGGACGGGTCCTGGTTTTGCGTGCGGCCTTCCGGAACGGAACCGAAAATAAAGATCTATTTCAGCATCCGGGGAAATTCCGTAGAGGAAGCTGCAGCGACCCTCCAGGATCTGAAATCTCAGATCAACCAAAAGATCAGCGACATACGACAGGAACAAGGTTAA
- a CDS encoding aminopeptidase, protein MDTNILDKYAKTLMDYALFIEEGDYLVIQGYPEAMPLMERCYRIALQKGANPQVLLRHQLDEILLKEGSDKQLAFESPVAEAVMKNVTKLLNIGGTSNTKYLSGVDPKRIAYYRKSGERISQIHRERVERKESDWCLCMYPTNALAQEAGMSLRDYEAFIEKACLLDREDPIAAWQEVQRSQQKIVDYLTGKKTLEIRSEDTHITMSVEDRIWINSDGHTNFPSGEVFTAPVEDSVEGHIRFSYPGIYAGQEIEDIRLTFEKGKVVEAKASKGEGLLQALIQTDQGASRVGEVAIGTNYGIQQFTRNMLYDEKIGGTVHLALGSAYGKSGGKNKSAIHWDMLCDMKQGGDIYADGILFYQNGKFIDKPVR, encoded by the coding sequence ATGGACACAAACATACTGGACAAATATGCGAAAACGTTGATGGATTATGCACTTTTCATCGAGGAAGGGGATTACCTGGTGATCCAGGGTTATCCAGAGGCAATGCCCTTGATGGAACGCTGCTACCGGATCGCCCTTCAAAAGGGAGCAAACCCCCAGGTGCTGCTGCGTCACCAGCTGGATGAAATACTCCTCAAGGAAGGGTCCGACAAGCAGCTGGCCTTTGAAAGCCCGGTGGCGGAAGCCGTCATGAAAAACGTGACAAAGCTTCTCAATATCGGAGGGACCTCCAACACCAAGTATCTGAGCGGAGTAGATCCCAAGCGGATCGCGTATTATCGAAAAAGCGGGGAGAGGATCAGCCAGATCCACCGGGAGCGGGTGGAACGGAAGGAATCGGACTGGTGTCTTTGCATGTATCCTACCAATGCCCTGGCTCAGGAAGCCGGCATGTCCCTGAGGGATTATGAAGCATTCATTGAGAAGGCCTGTCTGCTGGACCGGGAAGATCCCATTGCCGCCTGGCAGGAGGTCCAACGATCCCAGCAAAAGATCGTTGACTATCTTACCGGCAAGAAGACCTTGGAGATCCGCAGCGAGGACACCCACATCACCATGTCCGTGGAAGATCGGATCTGGATCAACTCCGACGGACACACCAACTTCCCCAGCGGAGAAGTCTTCACTGCTCCGGTGGAGGACAGCGTGGAGGGGCATATCCGGTTTTCCTATCCCGGCATCTACGCCGGACAGGAGATCGAAGACATACGCCTGACCTTTGAAAAGGGGAAAGTGGTGGAAGCCAAAGCCTCCAAAGGAGAAGGATTGCTTCAGGCACTGATCCAGACCGACCAGGGAGCATCCCGGGTGGGAGAGGTGGCCATCGGCACCAACTACGGCATCCAACAATTTACCAGAAACATGCTCTACGATGAAAAGATCGGCGGGACCGTCCATCTGGCCTTGGGCAGCGCCTACGGGAAAAGCGGAGGAAAAAACAAGTCCGCCATCCACTGGGACATGCTCTGCGACATGAAGCAGGGCGGGGATATCTATGCCGACGGAATACTTTTTTACCAAAATGGAAAATTTATCGACAAACCAGTCCGCTAA
- a CDS encoding COG2426 family protein produces the protein MIELLSGLPDWMKVFVSAMVPVFELRFSIPFGVLGLKMSYGITYVISVLGSVVPAPFIMAFIPAILVWMRKTAPFKGLGNWVYNKGMSKRESIQKYGYIGLMFFVAIPLPGTGVWTGCLVASLLNMKWGKSVLAAIAGSSIAGIAVSILTSIGALAL, from the coding sequence ATGATTGAATTATTGTCCGGGTTGCCGGATTGGATGAAAGTTTTTGTATCGGCCATGGTGCCGGTCTTTGAGTTGCGTTTTTCCATCCCCTTTGGGGTGCTGGGGCTGAAAATGTCCTATGGGATCACCTATGTGATCTCCGTGTTGGGATCCGTGGTGCCGGCTCCCTTTATCATGGCATTCATCCCCGCTATCCTGGTTTGGATGCGAAAGACCGCACCCTTTAAAGGATTGGGCAACTGGGTCTACAACAAGGGGATGAGCAAAAGAGAATCTATCCAAAAGTACGGCTACATCGGCCTCATGTTCTTTGTTGCCATCCCTTTGCCGGGAACCGGCGTATGGACGGGGTGTCTGGTGGCTTCGTTGCTGAACATGAAGTGGGGGAAAAGCGTATTGGCGGCCATAGCAGGATCGTCCATTGCCGGCATCGCCGTATCCATCCTCACATCCATTGGTGCATTGGCACTGTAG
- a CDS encoding glutamate-5-semialdehyde dehydrogenase, producing MSMQEGARRAKEASVHLAAMKTEVKNQALANIEKSLIRRMAEIEKANAEDLKRSEEEKLAAPLLKRLRFDEHKIKDVAAGLESLIGLEDPVGKTLASTLLDKDLELFKVSCPIGVIGVIFESRPDALVQISALCLKSGNSVILKGGSEAKETNKILYQIIRDAAAEAGIVDGWIQLAETRDDVGVMLKLDEQVDLIIPRGSNEFVRYIMENSNIPVLGHADGICHCYVDEKVDLDMAVKVVADSKTQYVAVCNATETLLVHEKIAEAFLPKLKEALDKKNVELVGDAKAAEILSIPLATEDDWKTEYLDYKLSIKTVGNLVEAIDHINKYGSGHTDAILTTDKEKVEIFMDLVDSGNVFWNCSTRFSDGFRYGFGAEVGISTNKIHARGPVGLDGLLIYKYKMIGHGNIVDDYESGKRTFIHRKEDKDFSL from the coding sequence GTGAGCATGCAAGAAGGGGCCCGAAGGGCCAAGGAAGCGTCGGTCCATCTGGCGGCGATGAAAACGGAAGTGAAAAACCAGGCTTTGGCAAATATCGAAAAATCGTTGATCCGTCGGATGGCAGAGATCGAAAAAGCCAATGCAGAAGACCTGAAGCGAAGCGAAGAAGAAAAGTTGGCGGCGCCCCTCCTAAAGCGCCTCCGGTTTGACGAGCATAAGATCAAGGATGTGGCCGCCGGCCTGGAAAGCCTCATTGGACTGGAAGATCCAGTAGGCAAGACCCTGGCATCCACCCTTCTGGACAAGGATTTGGAACTCTTTAAAGTAAGCTGTCCCATTGGCGTCATCGGCGTCATTTTTGAATCCCGGCCCGATGCCCTGGTGCAGATCTCCGCCCTTTGCTTGAAGAGTGGAAACAGCGTCATTTTAAAGGGTGGAAGTGAAGCGAAGGAAACCAACAAGATCCTCTATCAGATCATTCGGGATGCAGCGGCGGAAGCCGGCATCGTAGACGGATGGATCCAACTGGCGGAGACGCGGGACGATGTAGGTGTCATGCTGAAGCTGGATGAACAGGTGGATCTGATCATTCCCAGGGGATCCAACGAATTTGTCCGCTACATCATGGAAAACTCCAATATCCCGGTCTTGGGTCATGCCGACGGGATCTGCCACTGCTACGTGGACGAAAAGGTGGATCTGGACATGGCGGTCAAAGTGGTGGCGGATTCCAAGACCCAGTATGTCGCCGTTTGCAACGCCACGGAGACCCTCTTGGTCCATGAAAAAATTGCGGAAGCCTTTTTGCCGAAATTGAAAGAAGCCTTGGACAAAAAAAATGTGGAGCTGGTGGGAGATGCCAAAGCGGCAGAGATCTTGTCCATCCCCCTGGCCACGGAGGACGACTGGAAGACGGAGTACCTGGACTACAAGCTGTCCATCAAGACAGTGGGAAATCTTGTGGAAGCCATCGACCACATCAACAAATACGGTTCCGGACATACGGATGCCATTTTGACGACGGACAAGGAAAAAGTGGAGATCTTCATGGACCTGGTGGACTCGGGGAACGTCTTTTGGAATTGCTCCACTCGTTTCAGCGACGGATTCCGATACGGATTTGGCGCGGAAGTGGGGATCAGTACCAACAAGATCCATGCCAGGGGGCCTGTTGGCCTGGATGGACTCCTCATTTACAAGTATAAGATGATCGGCCACGGAAACATCGTGGACGACTACGAGTCGGGAAAGCGGACCTTCATCCATCGAAAGGAAGACAAGGATTTTTCCTTGTAG